ATATCCACCCCTATGATCTTTTCAGGCTTCAGTATTTTCAGCGCCTCAAAGGCAAAATCGCCGGTACCGGTTGCCACATCCAGTATCAGTTTGGGGTGATCGTTCTTCAGTTCATTGATCGCCTTTTTGCGCCAGATAATATCGATACCCAGCGAAAGAAAATGGTTCAGGAAATCGTAGGTTTTGGATATATTATTGAACATATCGGCCACCTGTTCTTTTTTGGTGCCCTGCTGGTCGGTATACGGCGTAACGGTTTTGCTCATTTGCGGGCAAAGATAGTTATTTGGGTGTATGGTTTATGGTTAATAGATCATGGTCAACTGGGTCACAGATATTAAATACAATCCTTGGTCGGTATCATAACAAGGGTAAATTATTTTTTTTTGATGAAAACCAATGTTCATGCTGTTATAATTTCCCATTACCCCACGTAAATAAAATTAAGACTACTTTCGCCTCAAACCCTAACCATGACAAAAAAACTTTTCTTATCCGCCTGTTTGTGCCTATCGTTATTTATCGCTCATGCACAACACATTGATACCGCTAAAACCGCCGACTCTGTATACGTGCCACTCAAATATTGTGATATTCACAAACGCAGCCCAGTACTGGCTTGCCTGTTATCCGTTTACATTCCGGGCCTGGGGCAGGTTTATAATAAACAGGGGCTGAAGGCGGGCATTGTGTTTGGCACTTTTGCTTTGTCATTTGGCGCCGCAGAGATATATCACAGCAGCCATACCATCAACCCATATAATACTGCTCATCGGCCGAATGATGCGGTTACTGCCGCATTGCTGCTCCCAATGGCCGCAGCCTATATCTATGCGGTTATCGACGCACCGGTAACAGCAAACTGGCTGAACAAAACTTATCACCTGGCCAAAAAGAAACGCAGCCTTGCCGCCTTCAACCTACAGCCGGGCATCATTAATTCATCGCCCGATCATTTTACAGTCGGTTTGAACCTTGTATTAAGGTGATAGCCTCACCCTACTGTAAATGCGTCAAATAGTTACTATTTATGGTTTACACATTTCAAGCTACTTTTTATACAACAAGCTCAAAATCAGTATGTTATATGTGTTAAGACATAAAAATATGTTAACCATGTTAACCCGGTCACATTCACTTGGCCGGCACCAGGAACCCATTCAGATTTAGGTGCTGCGTATACTGCCTCACCCTAACTCCCTCTCCAGAGGAGAGGGACTTTTTATAGGGACAGGGGGCTTTTATTTTGCTAAGGCTAATAACCCATGCATATCCAGGCGTTGGGTAAACATGGTCAGGTTGCCTTTATCATCTAAGGGCCATTGCTCTTTGGGCCTGTCCCAATACAGTTCGACACCATTGCCGTCGGGGTCGTCCAAATAAATAGCTTCTGACACGCCATGGTCGGATGCGCCGGTTATGGGGTATTTGGCATCAAGCAACCTTTGCAGTGCTACAGCAAGGTCTTTCCTATCGGGATATAATATAGCGGTGTGGAACAAACCAGGGGCAGTTGCAGGCGCGGGCGGTTGCCCTTTGCTGTGCCAGGTGTTTAGGCCGATATGATGGTGATACCCGCCTGCCGAAATAAATGCGGCCTGGGTGCCATACATTACCATCAATTCAAAACCCAGCAGTCCGCAGTAAAAATCCATTGATCGTTGCAGGTCGCTTACTTTCAGGTGCACATGGCCTATGCGGGTATTGGCGGGGATGGCGTATTGTTCCATGTTTTGATTGTTATATTGTCGGATTGCTTTATTGTTGAATATTGCAAAGTTCTGTATAAAGAATTAATATCGGTGTCACGCAGACTTCATACTAACAATACAACATTTAGCAATTCAACAATATGTGATACCTTTGCCCCATGATCGTCAAATCTGCCGAATTCATTTGCAGCAATACCCAAATATCAAAACTGCCGCCGCCGGTAAAGCCGGAGTATGCTTTTATCGGCCGCTCGAATGTAGGTAAATCGTCGCTCATCAATATGCTGACAGGCAAAAAGGGACTGGCCAAAACCTCCCAAACGCCTGGCAAAACGCAGCTGATCAACCATTTTCTGATCAATGATAACTGGTATATAGTCGACTTGCCCGGTTATGGTTACGCGCGTATCTCCAAAAGTAAAAAAGAAGATTGGAACAAGTTCATCCGTACTTACCTGGATAAGCGCGAGAGCCTGCAATGCGTAATGGTGCTGATAGACAGCCGGCTTGAACCACAGAAAATAGACCTGGAGTTTTGCAACTGGCTCGGCGAAAAGGGTCTGCCGTTTGCGCTGGTGTTTACCAAAGCAGACAAACAATCCTCCATCAAAACCGACCAGAACATCGCCAAATTCAAAAAGGCGCTTTTAGCCACCTTTGACGAAGTACCATCCTATTTTGTCACTTCTGCCGAATTACACACCGGCCGCGACGAAGTGCTGGGGTTTATTGCAGAAATAAATCAGAACTTTGTGGTGCCTGATTTTAGTGCCGAATTTTATAAGTAAAATGAAGAAATATTTTTCACTCGTACTGTTTGCGCATACCGTATTTGCACTGCCATTTGCGGTTATTGGCTTTTTTTTGGCGGTAACCACTACTGAGAATCATTTTAACTGGGTTAAGCTGGTGATGATGCTGCTTTGCATGGTATTTGCGCGTAACTCGGCTATGGCCTTCAACCGTTACCTCGACCGTGATATCGACGCCATAAATCCCCGCACCAAACAACGGGACATACCGGCAGGCAGGATAAGCGCTTCATCAGCCTTAACATTTACCATCATCAATTGCGCATTGCTGGTTATTACCACTTTCTTCATCAACAGGCTTTGCTTTTACCTGTCGCCTGTTGCTTTGCTGGTAGTATTGGGGTATAGCGCTACCAAACGTTTTACGGCTTTATGCCACCTAGTGCTTGGCCTGGGTTTGTCCCTCGCCCCTATTGGTGCTTACCTGGTGGTTACTGGCAGCTTTGCATTGTTGCCGATATTCTACTCGCTGGCCGTACTTTGCTGGGTGAGCGGGTTCGACATCATCTATGCTTTACAGGACGAAGATTTTGACCGGGGACAGCATCTGCACTCGATACCCGCATGGCTGGGTAAGGCGAATGCGCTTAACCTTTCCACCTTTCTGCATATTCTTTCGGCAGCATTTATTATTGCACCTATATTTTTCACTACAGTAAGCTGGCCATATTACATCGGTATAGCCTTTTTCTGCTCCATGCTCATTTATCAGCATAAACTGGTAAAGCCTAACGACCTGAGCCGGGTGAACTTTGCCTTTATGACCACCAACGGCATAGCGAGCGTGGTGTTTGCTGTTTTCTTCTTGATAGATAGATTTTTGATCCTGCATGGTTCAGCAGCTTTTGATATTCACATCCACTTGTAGAAAATCTAAATTGCTTGTATGGACACATCCAAAGCGCTTACTATTTTTAGGGAGCATCTTAAACGGTATATCGATTTTAACGAGGCCGAATGGATCCTGTTCAGCCAGCACCTTACCTTCAGCGCCTTAAAAAAGAAGCATTACTTTGCTGAATATGGAAAGGTTTGCGACAGGGTGGGCTTTATTGTAAGCGGCGCCGTACGCTACTTTCATATGAAGGATGGGCAGGATATTACCGGCTACTTCAGCTTCGAAAACGAGTTTGTAAGTTCCTACAAAAGCTACCTCACCGGTCAGCCCGGCTACGTTTATGTACAAGCGCTGGAAGACACCAAACTCATTACCTTCACCCGCAGGGATATGGACCAGATGCTGGCAAACCCTATGCTGGCCTACAAAATGGAACGCTTTGGCCGACTTGTAGCCGAACAATACCTTTGTTGTTACGAGGACCGCATGGTTTCGTTCATTACTCAAACACCCGAAGAACGTTACCTTAACCTTTTAAATACAGGTCGCGAAATACTGCAACGCATGCCGCAGCACTACATAGCCAACTTTCTGGGGATTACCCCTGTTTCGCTTTCGCGGATAAGGAGACGGGTGCTTGCAGCGGTGAAATAATATCGGATTTCGAATGTTCAATTTCGGATTTGGGCTTACCTGACATTAAATTCGAAATTGAAAACCCGATATTCGAAATCCTCCGAATTCTTATCTTTTGTTAACGTTTTGATTGACAAACCTGTTGCAACTTTGTATCAAACAAAAAAAAAAAGATCATGCATACCATATTAGGAGCCGGAGGGCCGGTAGCGAACGCACTAACCCGCGAATTAGCAAACAACAAAGAGACCATTCGCCTGGTAAGCCGCAAACCGGTTGAATCAAAAGAGAAAAACATCAGCTGGAAAAAGGCCGATCTGCTCAATTACAACGAAATACTGGAAGCCTCGAAAGGGTCGGACGTGATATACCTTACTGCCGGCCTGGTTTATGACATCAAGGTATGGCGGGCGCAATGGCCGGTTATCATGCAAAACTTTATCAACCTGGGTAAGGAAACCGGTGCAAGGCTTATATTCTTCGACAATGTGTATAGCTATGGACTGGTTAACGGTCCAATGCTGGAAACCACTCCTTACAATCCATGCAGCCAAAAAGGTGAAGTGCGTGCAAAAATAGCGACGCAATTAATGGATGAAACCAGGGCAGGGAACATCAATGCAACCATTGCCCGCGGGGCCGATTTTTACGGAACCGAAAGTATGAACAGCTTTTTTGATATGATGGTACTGGACAAGTACGCAAAAAAACAAAGCGCCCAATGGATAGGCAACCCCGGCAAACTGCACAACTTCAGCTACATACCCGATATGGGCAGAGGCATGTATTTGCTGGGCCAAAACGCGGATACCGATAACCAGATATGGCACATGCCTACGGCTGCCCCTTTAACCGGCAAACAATTTATTGAATTAGCTGCAAAAATCTACGGCGTTAAGGCCAAATTCATGTCGATAAATAAGCTGATGATGCAGCTTTACGGCCTGTTCGACAAGAATGTAAAAAGCGCAGTAGAAATGAACTACCAATATGAGAATGATTATATTTTCAACTCGGATAAATTTGAAAAGGCATTCAGCTACCATCCCGAAACTTATGAGAATGGGATAAAATTGATGTCGGAAACGTTTTATCAACAAAAGTGATCAAAGGTTTTTTGTTGCCGTTTGTGATGGCAATATCAAGTCTGGGAATCCACCGGGGTTATAATAGGGCAATTTACTTTCGTTGAATCCCGGTGTTTTGAACATTCTGAAATTAAAGGGTTTGAAATTACTTAAAGGGACGTTAGGAATATTGGTCAGTTTCAGTATTTGCGGAAACTGGAACGACGTAAAGGCTGAAGGAGAGAAGATAATAGCAAAAACGTTATCAGTTACATCCGAAAAATTGGCGTAATAATAATCAAGGGATCCCTGTGGCGTGAAGCTAAAAGAACTTATGTCACTGCTGTTTATTGTTGCAGTGGTGCCAAAAGGTGGTATGGCGTCCGGTGGCAGACTGTTAAAAGTCGAAAAGTAATTCCAGCCATTTTGATTATAAGAAACAAGACAATCGTAATCCTTCAGAAAAGCACCATCGGGATAAAAATAGGTCATATCTGAATTTTGAGAATAGGCCATATCCAGGAGATAGTAGGCGAACGAGTTTGTGCTGCTTCGGCCATATAAGCTTAAGCTGATGTCTGTAGCTCCACTTATCGCCAGCGTTTTTTTGATCGAATTATTAAAGGTGCTATCCTTTAAACTCATCGTCGTGGCAGTCCTGGTAATATCGAGGGGGAAAAATCCATAGTGACCGTTATTGTTGGCGTCTACATACTGCACGAATTCTTTTGTTGCTGCCGAGAAACCGTAATTGGATATGTTACCCACCTGCTGGGGTGTTTGAAAACTGAAGCCTATTTCGTCGGTGCTGACGATCATCCTGGAAAATGAAGGAAAATTTGTAAAATTTAAGGTCTCATTATACCACTTGTCCGGATTCGTGTTGATACCTCTAAGGTCCCAAACCCCACCTTTAGGGATGCTCATATAACCGGTAATATAAGTTTGAATTGACGGGTCGGTTTTTACCTCGAAAACGCTGCAGCGGCTTTTCGGGTCGGGATGCGGTGACACAATGGGAATAATACTCTCGCCATTATATTTAACCGAGGTCAGCACATTGCCAGCCGAGTCAGTGACAATATAAATTATGTTGGTATATATACTGTTGATGTTTGGATCTATCTGGAGGGTAACCAGGATATTACTCACTACTACATCCAAACTGGCCTCTACTTGTTTACCATTGCTTTCGTAAGCAACAGCTTTCAGCTTATAATTCCCATTGTTCACCGCAAATGTGTTCCATTTCAAGGCGTATGGCGCTGTGTTGGTTGTAGCGATCAGCGAATCGTTGGCATAAACTTCTATTTTATTTATCGATGGGCCGCCGGATGTTGTTAATTGGGCAGACAAAGTCCCTTTAACAGTGTCGCCGCTATGAAGTCCTGTAAAACTGATCGTCCCAACAGAAGGTCCGTCAGAGCCTTGTTTTTTACATGAGAAAATGAAAACGGAGATTAAAATAAATAAGTGTAGAACAAATTTCATTTGATAAGATCTGGTTGTAAACATTGCCGCAAGATACGCAAAACATCAATTTAATTACAACCCGCTGAACATTTTTTGGATTACCCGATTTTGCATTTGCTTTATCATTTGTACATCTGCACATTTGCATATCTGCACATCAAAAAATCATGATATATAAGAAATCAAGAAAATACATTCCGGAAAACCTGGACATTAAATGGGAAAACCTGGAACATCTTTTTAAAGAATTGACCGCCCGCCCTATCAATTCAGTTGAGGAACTGGAGCATTGGTTACAGGACCGGAGCGAACTGGAAGCTGCCATTGAAGAGGATTTTGCCTGGCGCTACATCCGCATGACCTGCGATACGGCCAACGAGGAATTACTACAAAAATTTCAATACTTCGCCACCGAAATAGAGCCTAAAATTGCGCCATACAGCAACGAATTAAATAAAAAGCTGGTTGGCAGTGATTATGCCGATCAACTGGACAAAGAAAAATACTTCATTTACCTGCGTGGCGTAAAAAAGGCATTGGAATTGTTCAGGGAAGAAAATATCCCGATTTTTACCGAGATACAGGTTGAGCAGCAAAAATATCAGTCGATAACAGGTTCGATGTCGGTGCATATCGACGACAAGGAATTTACGCTGGAGCAGGCGGCGGTAAGTATGAAAGATACCGACCGCGGCAAAAGACAAGAGGCATGGGAAAAAATAACGGCGCGCCGCTTACAGGATAAGGATCAGTTGAACAGCCTATTTAATCATTTGCGGGCTTTAAGACACAAAGTAGCTTTAAATGCCGGTTTCGAAAATTTCAGGGACTACATGTTCCAGGCTTTGGGCAGGTTTGATTATACACCGCAGGATTGTTACGCGTTTCATGAGGCTATTCAGAAAGAGATCGTTCCCATACTGCACGAACAGGCAGAAAAACGCAAAACCGCGTTGGGCCTGGATAAACTTGAGCCCTGGGACCTGGACGTAGATATATCCGGCAAGGCAGCATTGAAGCCCTTTAAAGATGGGAATGACCTGGTCGAAAAATCCATTCAGTGTTTCAGTAACATCAACCGGTACCTGGGCGAAAGGCTGGAGATAATGAAGGACAACCAGTTGTTTGATGTAGAGAGTCGCAAAGGCAAAGCGCCGGGAGGTTACAACTACCCGCTTGCCGAAACTGGCGCTCCTTTCATCTTTATGAATTCGGCAAATACTTTCCGCGACCTGACCACGATGGTGCACGAGGGAGGCCATGCGGTACATACCTTCCTTACTGCCGACCTGGAACTGAACGATTTTAAACATTGCCCGTCGGAAGTAGCAGAGCTGGCTTCCATGTCGATGGAACTGATATCGATGGATAACTGGAACGTTTATTTCGATAATGAAGAAGAATTGAAACGTGCTAAACGGGACCAACTGTTTGATGTACTAAAAACCTTACCCTGGGTTGCCGTGGTTGACCAATACCAGCATTGGATATATACCAACCCCGATCATACCGACGAAGAACGAACTGAAGCCTGGCTACAGATATTTGAGAATTTCGGAGCAAACTTTGCCGACTGGAGCACACACCAGGAAGCGGAGGCTAACTTGTGGCAAAAACAGTTGCATATTTTTGAAGTGCCGTTTTATTATATCGAATATGGCATGGCGCAGCTTGGCGCAATAGCTGTTTGGAAAAACTACAAGGAAAACCCCGAAAAAGGGTTGCGGCAATATCTGGACGCTTTAAAGCTCGGCTATACAAAAACCATTAAGGATATTTATGAAACGGCCGGCATCCGGTTTGATTTCAGCGCGGGGTATGTGAAGGAGTTGGCCGGGTTTGTGAAGGCTGAGATGGATAAGTTATAACACTTTACAGAAAAGCCCCGGCACATAAACTGCCGGGGCTTAATATTATTTCCTGGGTAACAGAATAATTTAACGTTGCACGTTGAATTTGCCGTTGGTTACTGACTTCCCAGGCTTAGCACCAGACCCGACATACGCTAACTCTCCTTTAAAGGAACCTTGTATTGAAGACGCGCTTACAGCGGTTATCGTAACACTCAGCGTAGTTGATGAATTCTCATCCGGCAAATAAGTATCGCCATTACTTGTCGAGTACGCTATTGCCGGCCCGGTTCCAAAATCAGACCCGTCTATCGTGTAGGTTTTGCCCGCGGTTAAAGTACCATATACGCTTACCGAAATACTGCTGCCGTCCGCCGCATCGCCCTGTATCGCGGTAAAATTATTGCCGTTAGTTGAACCTGTTAGTACAATCGCAAACGAACTGAAGTCCGTTGCTTTACCGTCAATATCAGCAGTAACGGTGCTTTTTACCACCGGTGTTGTTTTTTTGTCTTTCTTACAAGACGATAATGACGCGACACTTAAAATCAGCATTAGTACCGATAAAGCGTAAGGCACCTTTTTCATATTTTTCAATTACGGATGGGTTTGAATGTTAACGTGGAATTTACCGTTAGTAATCGATTTTACAGGCATATCGCCGCTTGTCAATGCTACCTTACCTTTAAAAGTCCCGTCAATAGTGGTGGAGGTGACCGACGTAATGGTGATGCTTGGCAAATTAGATGCGTCATCATCGTCATTTAAATAATCGTCGGCAGTAGCTGAAGTTGCATATAAAAACAACGGTTTATCATTATCGCTGGCGGCGGCATCACTGTAGGTTTTACCGGCGGTTATGGCTCCGGCAACGGTGATAGACAAAGTTGCGCCGGCTGAAGTTGCTCCCTGTATAACAGTAAAAGTTTGGCCATCCACAGACCCTTGCAAGGCTACGGGCGAAACGCTAAAGTTAGTGGCAGAACCGTCGATGTCTGCGGTCAGGCTTACGGCCACGGTTGTCTTGTCTTTCTTACATGAGTTAAGAGTAACTACGCCAACAAGTGCAGTAAACAGTAATAAGGCTTTGATTCTTTTCATTTGTTTGTCAGTTTGTTTTATAAGATTTGTCATTTGTTCGCTCTGCTCAGTATCCTTCTCCGCAAACCCGATCATTTCTTTTTTGACCTGCAATAAGG
Above is a window of Mucilaginibacter ginsenosidivorans DNA encoding:
- a CDS encoding DUF5683 domain-containing protein encodes the protein MTKKLFLSACLCLSLFIAHAQHIDTAKTADSVYVPLKYCDIHKRSPVLACLLSVYIPGLGQVYNKQGLKAGIVFGTFALSFGAAEIYHSSHTINPYNTAHRPNDAVTAALLLPMAAAYIYAVIDAPVTANWLNKTYHLAKKKRSLAAFNLQPGIINSSPDHFTVGLNLVLR
- a CDS encoding VOC family protein codes for the protein MEQYAIPANTRIGHVHLKVSDLQRSMDFYCGLLGFELMVMYGTQAAFISAGGYHHHIGLNTWHSKGQPPAPATAPGLFHTAILYPDRKDLAVALQRLLDAKYPITGASDHGVSEAIYLDDPDGNGVELYWDRPKEQWPLDDKGNLTMFTQRLDMHGLLALAK
- the yihA gene encoding ribosome biogenesis GTP-binding protein YihA/YsxC; translated protein: MIVKSAEFICSNTQISKLPPPVKPEYAFIGRSNVGKSSLINMLTGKKGLAKTSQTPGKTQLINHFLINDNWYIVDLPGYGYARISKSKKEDWNKFIRTYLDKRESLQCVMVLIDSRLEPQKIDLEFCNWLGEKGLPFALVFTKADKQSSIKTDQNIAKFKKALLATFDEVPSYFVTSAELHTGRDEVLGFIAEINQNFVVPDFSAEFYK
- a CDS encoding UbiA-like polyprenyltransferase, which encodes MKKYFSLVLFAHTVFALPFAVIGFFLAVTTTENHFNWVKLVMMLLCMVFARNSAMAFNRYLDRDIDAINPRTKQRDIPAGRISASSALTFTIINCALLVITTFFINRLCFYLSPVALLVVLGYSATKRFTALCHLVLGLGLSLAPIGAYLVVTGSFALLPIFYSLAVLCWVSGFDIIYALQDEDFDRGQHLHSIPAWLGKANALNLSTFLHILSAAFIIAPIFFTTVSWPYYIGIAFFCSMLIYQHKLVKPNDLSRVNFAFMTTNGIASVVFAVFFLIDRFLILHGSAAFDIHIHL
- a CDS encoding Crp/Fnr family transcriptional regulator, yielding MDTSKALTIFREHLKRYIDFNEAEWILFSQHLTFSALKKKHYFAEYGKVCDRVGFIVSGAVRYFHMKDGQDITGYFSFENEFVSSYKSYLTGQPGYVYVQALEDTKLITFTRRDMDQMLANPMLAYKMERFGRLVAEQYLCCYEDRMVSFITQTPEERYLNLLNTGREILQRMPQHYIANFLGITPVSLSRIRRRVLAAVK
- a CDS encoding NAD-dependent epimerase/dehydratase family protein translates to MHTILGAGGPVANALTRELANNKETIRLVSRKPVESKEKNISWKKADLLNYNEILEASKGSDVIYLTAGLVYDIKVWRAQWPVIMQNFINLGKETGARLIFFDNVYSYGLVNGPMLETTPYNPCSQKGEVRAKIATQLMDETRAGNINATIARGADFYGTESMNSFFDMMVLDKYAKKQSAQWIGNPGKLHNFSYIPDMGRGMYLLGQNADTDNQIWHMPTAAPLTGKQFIELAAKIYGVKAKFMSINKLMMQLYGLFDKNVKSAVEMNYQYENDYIFNSDKFEKAFSYHPETYENGIKLMSETFYQQK
- a CDS encoding Ig-like domain-containing protein is translated as MKFVLHLFILISVFIFSCKKQGSDGPSVGTISFTGLHSGDTVKGTLSAQLTTSGGPSINKIEVYANDSLIATTNTAPYALKWNTFAVNNGNYKLKAVAYESNGKQVEASLDVVVSNILVTLQIDPNINSIYTNIIYIVTDSAGNVLTSVKYNGESIIPIVSPHPDPKSRCSVFEVKTDPSIQTYITGYMSIPKGGVWDLRGINTNPDKWYNETLNFTNFPSFSRMIVSTDEIGFSFQTPQQVGNISNYGFSAATKEFVQYVDANNNGHYGFFPLDITRTATTMSLKDSTFNNSIKKTLAISGATDISLSLYGRSSTNSFAYYLLDMAYSQNSDMTYFYPDGAFLKDYDCLVSYNQNGWNYFSTFNSLPPDAIPPFGTTATINSSDISSFSFTPQGSLDYYYANFSDVTDNVFAIIFSPSAFTSFQFPQILKLTNIPNVPLSNFKPFNFRMFKTPGFNESKLPYYNPGGFPDLILPSQTATKNL
- a CDS encoding M3 family oligoendopeptidase; translation: MIYKKSRKYIPENLDIKWENLEHLFKELTARPINSVEELEHWLQDRSELEAAIEEDFAWRYIRMTCDTANEELLQKFQYFATEIEPKIAPYSNELNKKLVGSDYADQLDKEKYFIYLRGVKKALELFREENIPIFTEIQVEQQKYQSITGSMSVHIDDKEFTLEQAAVSMKDTDRGKRQEAWEKITARRLQDKDQLNSLFNHLRALRHKVALNAGFENFRDYMFQALGRFDYTPQDCYAFHEAIQKEIVPILHEQAEKRKTALGLDKLEPWDLDVDISGKAALKPFKDGNDLVEKSIQCFSNINRYLGERLEIMKDNQLFDVESRKGKAPGGYNYPLAETGAPFIFMNSANTFRDLTTMVHEGGHAVHTFLTADLELNDFKHCPSEVAELASMSMELISMDNWNVYFDNEEELKRAKRDQLFDVLKTLPWVAVVDQYQHWIYTNPDHTDEERTEAWLQIFENFGANFADWSTHQEAEANLWQKQLHIFEVPFYYIEYGMAQLGAIAVWKNYKENPEKGLRQYLDALKLGYTKTIKDIYETAGIRFDFSAGYVKELAGFVKAEMDKL